In Juglans microcarpa x Juglans regia isolate MS1-56 chromosome 4S, Jm3101_v1.0, whole genome shotgun sequence, a single window of DNA contains:
- the LOC121263334 gene encoding ABC transporter B family member 4-like — MVVEDGLEGDTGIDKATTSEGNAEAEENPAGINGNQLQDSQRSKEDDHQETKTVPFLKLFSFADSTDIALMIVGTIGAIANGLGTPLMTVLFGKLVNSFGNNQNNVQEIVDVVSKIALEFVYLALGIGCAAYLQVTCWMVTGERQASRIRGLYLKAILRQDVTFFDKETNTGEIVGRMSGDTVSIQDAMGEKVGKFLQLTSTFIGGFIVSFIRGWLLTIILCSAIPLLAAASGAVAIAISKTASQGQEASAEAANVVEQTIGAIRTVASFTGEKQAIASFGRCLVHSYKAGVREGFTAGAGFGIILLVVFCSYALAVYSGAKLIIEKGYKGGDVMNVVTAVLTSSMSLGQLSPPLSAFSVGRAAAFKMFETIERKPEISSFDTSGKVLDDLRGEIELKDVYFSYPSRPHEKIFNGFSLYVPCGSTAALVGESGSGKSTVISLVERFYDPQAGEVRIDDINLKEFQLKWIRGKIGLVSQEPVLFASSIKDNIAYGKDGASIEEIRAAAELANAAKFIDKLPQGLDTTVGDHGTQMSGGQKQRIAIARAILKDPRILLLDEATSALDAESEKIVQEALDRIMVNRTTVIVAHRLSTVRNADMIAVIHRGKMVEKGSHSELLKDPEGAYSQLIRLQEGKKKSKHTSDDQNRPEINVESSRNSSFRQKSQRASILRSISRGSSGVGNSSHHSFSSAFGVPAGLDVIDTAALEPDNGLVARKQSREVQIRRLAYLNKPEIPVLLIGTLAATINGVILPIFGLLMSKVIKIFFEPPHELRKDSKFWAIMFIVIGLVAFLASPARGYFFAVAGSKLIQRIRSMCFEKVVHMEVGWFDEPENSSGCIGARLSADAATVRALVGDSLSQIVQSLASVVAGLVIAFTASWEMALIVLALVPLLGVNGYIQERSMKEFCGNAKAMYEDASQIANDAVGSIRTVASFCAEEKVMQLYQQKCEGPKKSGIKEGLISGIGFGMSNFILYCVYATSFYAGAQLIKHGKAKFSAIFQVFFALTMAATAVTQSSSLVADTEKGKNAAASIFAILDRKSKIDPDDGSGMTPDNVKGDIELHHLSFKYPSRPDIQIFRDLSLSIRAGKTAALVGESGSGKSTVIALLERFYDPDSGYITLDGIEIKRLQLKWLRQQMGLVGQEPILLNDTIRANIAYGKGGDVTEAEIVAAAEMANAHSFISGLQQGYDTVVGERGMQLSGGQKQRIAIARAIIKSPMILLLDEATSALDAESERVVQDALDKVMVNRTTIVVAHRLSTIKNADLIAVVKNGIIVEKGKHETLIKNQDGFYASLVALHTSASTA; from the exons ATGGTGGTGGAGGATGGCCTGGAAGGCGATACAGGTATAGATAAGGCCACCACCTCGGAAGGCAATGCCGAAGCAGAGGAAAACCCGGCCGGCATAAATGGGAACCAGCTGCAAGATTCTCAGAGAAGCAAAGAAGATGATCATCAAGAAACAAAGACAGTTCCTTTTCTCAAGCTTTTCTCGTTTGCAGATTCCACTGATATTGCATTGATGATTGTTGGCACAATTGGAGCCATTGCAAATGGGTTAGGCACGCCGCTTATGACAGTACTGTTTGGAAAACTGGTCAATAGTTTTGGCAATAACCAAAATAATGTCCAAGAAATCGTTGATGTAGTTtccaag ATCGCTCTAGAATTTGTCTACTTGGCTCTGGGGATTGGCTGTGCAGCATACCTTC AGGTGACATGCTGGATGGTCACGGGGGAAAGACAGGCTTCAAGAATAAGGGGTTTGTATCTGAAAGCTATATTGAGACAAGACGTTACTTTCTTTGACAAGGAAACTAACACTGGAGAGATTGTTGGGAGAATGTCTGGTGATACTGTTTCCATACAGGATGCCATGGGTGAGAAG GTTGGGAAGTTTCTACAGTTGACATCAACTTTCATTGGGGGCTTCATAGTATCATTTATAAGGGGGTGGCTTCTTACCATTATTCTTTGCTCTGCTATTCCTCTTCTTGCGGCAGCTTCTGGTGCTGTGGCCATTGCTATATCCAAAACGGCATCCCAAGGACAAGAAGCTTCTGCAGAGGCAGCAAATGTTGTTGAACAAACAATTGGCGCAATCAGAACC GTTGCATCCTTTACAGGAGAGAAGCAAGCCATAGCAAGTTTCGGCAGATGTCTTGTACATTCTTACAAAGCTGGGGTTCGTGAAGGATTTACAGCAGGAGCAGGTTTTGGGATAATACTGTTGGTTGTGTTTTGTAGCTATGCGTTGGCTGTATATAGTGGTGCGAAGCTGATAATTGAGAAAGGGTACAAAGGGGGTGATGTGATGAACGTGGTTACTGCTGTCTTAACATCTTCCAT GTCCCTAGGCCAGTTATCTCCCCCCTTGAGTGCATTTTCTGTCGGCCGAGCTGCAGCCTTCAAGATGTTTGAGACAATCGAGAGGAAGCCAGAGATAAGTTCTTTTGACACAAGCGGAAAAGTATTGGATGATCTTCGTGGAGAGATTGAATTGAAGGATGTTTATTTCAGCTATCCAAGCCGACCTCATGAGAAAATATTCAATGGATTTTCTCTTTACGTCCCTTGTGGCTCGACTGCAGCTTTAGTTGGAGAAAGTGGAAGTGGGAAGTCAACAGTGATCAGTCTTGTAGAGAGATTCTATGATCCACAAGCTGGTGAAGTTCGTATAGATGACATTAACCTCAAAGAATTTCAGCTCAAGTGGATTAGAGGGAAAATTGGTCTTGTTAGCCAGGAACCTGTGTTGTTTGCCTCCAGCATTAAGGATAACATTGCATATGGAAAAGATGGTGCAAGTATTGAAGAGATAAGAGCTGCAGCTGAACTTGCAAATGCTgctaaatttattgataaattgcCACAG GGACTAGACACCACTGTTGGTGACCACGGAACACAGATGTCTGGTGGACAGAAGCAGAGGATTGCCATTGCAAGAGCAATTTTGAAAGACCCACGAATTCTACTTCTGGACGAAGCTACAAGTGCACTTGATGCAGAATCAGAGAAAATAGTGCAAGAGGCATTGGATAGGATCATGGTTAATCGAACAACTGTCATTGTCGCTCATCGTTTGAGCACAGTGAGGAATGCTGATATGATTGCAGTCATTCACAGAGGAAAGATGGTTGAAAAAG GCTCGCACTCAGAACTACTCAAGGATCCAGAGGGAGCATACTCTCAGCTTATACGCTtgcaagaaggaaaaaagaagtcAAAGCATACATCAGATGATCAAAACAGGCCTGAAATTAATGTGGAATCTTCTAGGAATTCAAGTTTTCGTCAGAAGAGTCAAAGAGCATCAATCCTACGATCCATAAGTCGGGGATCATCTGGAGTGGGAAATAGCAGCCATCACTCGTTCTCATCTGCATTTGGAGTGCCTGCAGGACTTGATGTAATTGATACTGCAGCATTAGAACCAGATAATGGTTTAGTAGCACGAAAGCAATCTCGGGAAGTTCAGATTCGCCGCCTTGCCTATCTCAATAAGCCAGAGATTCCGGTCCTTCTGATTGGAACTCTAGCTGCAACCATCAATGGAGTAATACTCCCAATATTTGGTTTGCTAATGTCCAAAGTAATCAAAATATTCTTCGAACCACCTCACGAACTAAGAAAGGATTCAAAGTTTTGGGCAATAATGTTTATAGTCATTGGCCTGGTAGCATTTCTGGCATCTCCAGCACGAGGATACTTTTTTGCTGTGGCTGGATCCAAGTTAATTCAACGTATCAGATCAATGTGTTTTGAAAAGGTTGTTCATATGGAGGTTGGTTGGTTCGATGAGCCTGAGAACTCAAGCGGTTGCATTGGTGCGAGGCTCTCAGCAGATGCAGCAACAGTACGTGCTCTAGTAGGAGATTCACTGTCTCAAATTGTTCAAAGTCTTGCATCAGTGGTAGCGGGTTTAGTGATCGCTTTTACTGCTAGTTGGGAGATGGCATTAATTGTCCTTGCATTGGTTCCTTTGCTTGGGGTTAATGGATATATCCAGGAAAGGTCCATGAAAGAATTCTGTGGAAACGCAAAG GCAATGTACGAGGATGCGAGCCAAATAGCCAATGATGCAGTTGGCAGTATAAGAACTGTTGCTTCTTTCTGTGCTGAAGAGAAGGTGATGCAACTATATCAACAAAAATGTGAAGGCCCTAAGAAATCAGGCATAAAGGAGGGCTTGATCAGTGGAATAGGATTTGGGATGTCTAACTTCATTCTGTATTGCGTCTATGCCACGAGTTTCTATGCAGGGGCCCAATTAATTAAGCATGGCAAAGCAAAATTCTCGGCTATTTTCCAG GTTTTCTTTGCTTTGACCATGGCAGCCACCGCAGTTACTCAATCAAGCTCCCTTGTAGCTGATACTGAGAAAGGCAAGAATGCAGCTGCTTCCATATTTGCTATATTAGATAGGAAGTCGAAGATTGACCCGGATGATGGATCTGGGATGACACCAGATAATGTCAAGGGAGATATCGAGCTTCATCATCTAAGCTTTAAGTATCCATCTAGGCCGGATATTCAGATTTTCAGAGACCTCAGCTTGTCTATTCGTGCAGGCAAG ACAGCTGCCTTGGTTGGAGAAAGTGGGAGTGGGAAATCTACAGTAATAGCATTATTGGAAAGATTTTATGATCCTGATTCAGGTTATATTACACTCGATGGAATTGAAATCAAAAGGCTGCAACTGAAGTGGTTGAGGCAACAGATGGGCCTTGTGGGGCAAGAACCAATTTTGCTTAATGACACCATCCGTGCCAACATTGCATATGGAAAGGGAGGGGATGTAACTGAGGCAGAGATTGTAGCTGCAGCAGAGATGGCCAATGCACACAGTTTCATTAGTGGATTACAACAG GGCTATGATACTGTAGTAGGAGAACGAGGAATGCAATTGTCCGGAGGGCAGAAGCAGCGCATAGCCATTGCACGAGCTATAATCAAGAGTCCAATGATATTACTTCTAGATGAGGCTACCAGTGCACTGGATGCTGAGTCTGAGAGAGTGGTTCAAGATGCATTAGACAAAGTCATGGTTAACCGGACCACAATTGTGGTGGCTCATCGATTGTCAACAATCAAGAATGCAGATTTAATTGCTGTGGTTAAGAATGGAATTATTGTGGAGAAAGGAAAGCACGAGACTTTGATTAAAAATCAGGATGGGTTTTATGCCTCCTTAGTTGCACTTCACACAAGTGCTTCAACTGCTTga